One window from the genome of Echinicola vietnamensis DSM 17526 encodes:
- a CDS encoding formylglycine-generating enzyme family protein, translated as MKISFNKNPIGSTMLLAATAGLLWACSEEKNTEEVANNHSSTSSQSSVQEQGKQDGMVWIPGGDFMMGTDEQDAYPVERPAVKRHVEGFWMDETEVTNAAFKKFVDETGYVTIAEKKPEWEEMKKQLPPDTPKPADSLLQPGSLVFVAPDRPVDTRDISNWWKWTPGASWKHPEGPGSDLQGRMDHPVVHIAYDDAVAYAKWAGKRLPTEAEWEFAARGGLIEKRYSWGDELRPQGKFMANTFQGRFPNGNQGKDGFMGTAPVKNYPSNDYGLYDIIGNVWELTDDWFDAIKFQRLTGNAPKLDANMNQCYNPTNPYAKERVIKGGSYLCSDNYCINYRPSARQGHAYDSGSSNVGFRCVKDVPEKTLGMN; from the coding sequence ATGAAAATATCATTCAATAAAAACCCCATTGGTAGCACCATGCTCCTAGCCGCCACAGCAGGACTATTATGGGCCTGTAGTGAAGAAAAAAATACCGAAGAAGTCGCAAATAATCATTCCAGCACCAGCTCTCAATCTTCCGTCCAAGAACAGGGCAAACAGGATGGAATGGTATGGATCCCCGGTGGGGATTTCATGATGGGAACTGACGAACAAGATGCTTACCCTGTGGAAAGGCCAGCTGTCAAACGTCATGTAGAAGGTTTCTGGATGGATGAAACCGAAGTGACCAATGCAGCTTTCAAGAAGTTTGTAGATGAAACGGGATATGTGACCATAGCAGAAAAAAAACCTGAATGGGAGGAGATGAAAAAGCAATTGCCCCCGGATACGCCTAAACCTGCTGATTCATTGCTTCAGCCAGGGTCTTTGGTTTTCGTGGCTCCTGACAGGCCTGTAGATACTAGGGATATATCTAACTGGTGGAAATGGACCCCAGGAGCCAGCTGGAAGCATCCAGAAGGGCCTGGTTCCGATCTTCAGGGAAGAATGGACCATCCAGTAGTTCATATCGCCTATGATGATGCCGTTGCATATGCAAAATGGGCTGGGAAAAGACTTCCCACTGAAGCAGAATGGGAATTTGCCGCAAGAGGTGGGTTAATTGAAAAACGGTATTCTTGGGGCGATGAACTCCGACCTCAAGGGAAATTTATGGCGAATACTTTTCAAGGAAGATTTCCCAATGGTAATCAAGGAAAAGACGGTTTTATGGGAACTGCGCCTGTCAAAAATTACCCATCAAATGATTATGGACTTTATGATATCATCGGTAATGTTTGGGAACTGACCGATGATTGGTTTGATGCGATCAAATTCCAGCGCCTTACCGGAAATGCCCCAAAACTAGATGCCAACATGAACCAATGCTATAATCCTACCAATCCGTACGCAAAAGAAAGGGTCATCAAAGGCGGCTCATACCTATGCTCTGACAACTACTGCATCAATTACAGGCCCAGTGCCCGTCAAGGACATGCTTATGACAGCGGCTCTTCCAATGTGGGCTTTAGGTGTGTAAAGGATGTTCCTGAAAAAACGCTGGGAATGAATTAA
- a CDS encoding DMT family transporter, translating to MAWLTLIFAGLFEVAFTTSLKLADNFSNLKWSVAFFISICVSFYLLNQAIKTIPMGTAYAVWTGIGAAGTVLVGIFFFQEPANWLRIGFLMLLIGSIIGLKAVA from the coding sequence ATGGCTTGGTTGACATTGATCTTTGCAGGGCTTTTTGAAGTAGCCTTCACCACTTCCCTAAAATTGGCCGATAACTTTAGCAATCTAAAGTGGTCCGTTGCCTTTTTTATTAGCATTTGTGTGAGCTTCTACCTACTGAACCAAGCTATTAAAACCATTCCCATGGGGACAGCTTATGCAGTTTGGACGGGAATTGGAGCAGCGGGTACCGTCTTGGTGGGGATTTTCTTTTTCCAAGAACCCGCTAACTGGCTAAGAATAGGCTTTTTAATGTTATTAATAGGTTCCATCATTGGCCTGAAGGCTGTAGCCTAA
- a CDS encoding DEAD/DEAH box helicase: MENETLFADLGISAEILQAVEGMGYTQPSEIQAQSIPLMLEGHDVIGQAQTGTGKTASFGIPIVDRVDSSSKQPQALILCPTRELAVQVEGEITKLAKYKKGIFSTAIYGGEAIDRQIRTLKRGVQIVVGTPGRVMDHMNRGTLKLDTVKTIVLDEADEMLDMGFREDIETVLSQMPEDRQTIFFSATMAKPIMDLTRKYQTNPEIVKIQRKELTVENISQVYYEVKPPLKMELITRLINIHQFNLGVVFCNTKRATDEVTEGLIARGIMAEALHGDLSQAQRDKVMNKFRKGHCTVLVATDVAARGIDVDNVEVVFNYDLPLDEEYYVHRIGRTGRAGRSGMAISFITGRKDIFRLKDLERYIKTTLTKMNPPSVAEMIDQKKDQLVKEVTTSLSKEEDNQVFEAALGQMLAEGLSMDQIALGLVKLQMGKSIQELSDMNFDLNLGRDRDRGERGGRGRDRFERGGRKGRGDRPAGRKGGRERGRREANMSRLFLNLGKKDRIRPNDIVGAIAGEAGISGRLIGGIDIFDNFSFVDVPSKDASHVINVMKRNTIKGKPVNMELSKD; encoded by the coding sequence ATGGAAAACGAAACATTATTCGCAGACCTGGGAATTTCAGCAGAAATTCTACAGGCAGTGGAAGGTATGGGCTATACCCAACCTTCAGAAATTCAAGCACAATCAATCCCTTTAATGCTAGAAGGCCATGACGTCATTGGTCAGGCACAAACTGGAACGGGGAAAACAGCATCTTTCGGAATCCCTATCGTGGATCGCGTGGACAGTAGCAGCAAGCAGCCTCAGGCATTGATTTTATGCCCTACTCGGGAACTTGCCGTACAGGTAGAAGGTGAAATCACCAAACTTGCCAAGTACAAAAAAGGCATTTTCAGCACTGCTATTTACGGTGGTGAGGCAATCGATCGTCAAATCAGAACACTTAAAAGAGGTGTTCAAATCGTAGTGGGTACTCCAGGCCGTGTGATGGATCACATGAACCGCGGTACGCTAAAACTAGACACGGTAAAGACCATCGTACTGGATGAGGCTGATGAGATGCTGGACATGGGTTTCAGAGAAGATATCGAAACCGTTCTTAGCCAAATGCCAGAGGACAGGCAAACGATCTTTTTCTCAGCTACTATGGCCAAGCCCATCATGGACTTGACCAGAAAGTACCAAACCAATCCTGAGATCGTCAAAATCCAGCGAAAGGAACTTACTGTGGAAAATATTTCCCAGGTATATTACGAAGTGAAGCCACCATTGAAGATGGAGTTGATCACGAGACTGATCAATATCCATCAGTTTAATCTTGGTGTGGTTTTCTGTAATACCAAAAGGGCTACGGACGAAGTGACTGAAGGCTTGATTGCCAGAGGAATTATGGCCGAAGCACTACACGGAGACCTTTCCCAAGCTCAACGGGACAAGGTAATGAACAAGTTCCGAAAAGGTCACTGTACCGTGTTGGTTGCTACGGACGTTGCAGCTAGAGGTATTGACGTGGACAATGTGGAAGTGGTCTTCAATTATGACCTTCCGCTTGATGAGGAATATTATGTTCACCGTATCGGTAGAACAGGTAGAGCAGGTCGATCTGGAATGGCCATTTCTTTCATCACCGGAAGAAAGGATATATTTAGGCTTAAAGATCTGGAAAGATATATCAAGACAACTTTGACCAAAATGAATCCTCCTTCTGTGGCTGAAATGATCGACCAGAAAAAGGATCAGTTGGTAAAAGAAGTTACCACTTCACTTTCTAAAGAGGAAGACAACCAAGTATTTGAAGCGGCACTAGGCCAAATGCTTGCCGAAGGGTTAAGCATGGACCAAATTGCCCTTGGATTGGTGAAACTACAAATGGGCAAATCCATCCAGGAACTTTCTGACATGAACTTTGATCTCAATCTAGGTCGTGACAGGGATCGAGGAGAAAGAGGTGGCCGAGGTAGAGATCGTTTTGAAAGAGGCGGTAGAAAAGGTCGTGGTGACCGTCCAGCAGGCCGAAAAGGTGGACGTGAAAGAGGAAGAAGGGAAGCTAACATGTCCAGACTTTTCCTTAATCTCGGCAAAAAAGACCGCATCAGACCAAATGATATCGTTGGTGCCATCGCAGGAGAAGCCGGAATTTCAGGCCGCCTGATTGGTGGAATCGATATTTTTGACAATTTCTCCTTCGTGGACGTACCGTCAAAAGATGCCAGTCATGTCATTAATGTGATGAAAAGGAATACCATTAAGGGTAAGCCAGTCAATATGGAACTTTCTAAGGATTAA
- a CDS encoding leucine-rich repeat domain-containing protein, with product MIRSRLYIILWGLILVPGMVCSQDLGSYSKQEVKDFSQKVEDQIQFLEYFLNTVGSEETSARDKDVIITESYKKIFRDDKVQVEDDLLLDRQVITNKDVPAYLKDVEFFFKDASFKFKVRDVKPFLRDNDELSFLVSMDRTLTAVGLDDEAIENTKPRFVEVNLNPQSNELKIASIYTTKLSRDEELTEWWSNLSLEWETYFREQFGLMEDSITIDHLNRISAMDSLDLSGNSLIQDLSPLESLRDLKYIDISNTMIQELGPISNVTYLAYLDVSNTPTADIQFVKYSDNLEYLNISNTLIENIDDLTSLTNLKVLVAENTPLMSFAGLNSFSGLEELNMEKSGLNNVENIHQLTNLKRLNISGNYLINFEFLADLKNLEEINLSRTNVGSLEPLKDLEHLEVVKINETTVNSLEPLDQKDGLATVYADRTEIAEEQANAFAVSNRRVLLIHNVENLQTWWTTLPEGWEAVLRKYIPGNRSRMPSVEEISRIVGMDSLDLSGSEIINLRPVIKFKKLISLKFDDTKIHELSPVRELQTLKQLSANFTPITNVEDIGKVNGLERISLKETLISSIEPLQKLYRLEFLDIDHTDVPKWEVQTVLQVVPDANIIFRSDELKGWWNSLDGVWQSIFVEQFNISTEPNSRELHKLTSNRVLKIQRKSIQNLRPLVDFINLQTLQIYDVPLHDISDLASFELIKNLSITQAPITTVEPLAGLKTLEHLNLSNTGIEDLRPLEGLTDLETLILSGTSVRRLRGLDTLHKLEELDIASTDVRSIRDIEDLRGLKKLSCFNTRINSRQIDRFKESNPECEVRYY from the coding sequence ATGATCAGAAGTAGGCTATATATCATCTTATGGGGATTGATCCTTGTGCCAGGAATGGTATGTTCCCAAGATTTGGGATCTTATTCCAAGCAGGAAGTGAAAGACTTTTCCCAAAAAGTGGAAGATCAGATACAATTTCTGGAGTATTTCCTCAATACCGTAGGAAGTGAAGAGACTTCTGCGCGGGATAAGGATGTGATTATCACGGAAAGTTATAAGAAGATTTTTCGTGATGATAAGGTACAGGTAGAGGATGACCTCTTACTGGATCGACAGGTCATTACAAATAAGGATGTGCCGGCGTACCTAAAGGACGTAGAGTTTTTCTTTAAAGATGCCAGTTTTAAATTCAAGGTGAGGGATGTGAAGCCCTTTCTCCGCGATAACGATGAACTGTCCTTTTTAGTCTCCATGGATCGAACACTGACGGCGGTAGGGCTGGATGATGAGGCCATCGAGAATACCAAACCGCGATTTGTGGAAGTAAACCTGAATCCTCAGTCCAATGAGCTTAAAATAGCCAGTATTTATACCACTAAACTCAGCAGGGACGAGGAGCTTACCGAATGGTGGAGCAATCTTTCGTTGGAGTGGGAGACGTATTTCAGAGAGCAATTTGGATTGATGGAAGATTCCATCACCATTGACCATCTGAATAGAATCAGTGCGATGGACAGTCTGGACCTTTCTGGAAATAGCCTTATCCAAGACCTGAGTCCACTGGAATCCTTGCGGGATCTTAAGTACATTGATATCAGCAATACCATGATTCAGGAGCTTGGGCCGATCAGTAATGTTACTTATTTGGCTTATTTGGATGTTTCCAATACGCCCACTGCAGATATTCAGTTTGTGAAGTATTCCGATAATTTAGAATACCTGAACATATCCAATACCTTGATCGAAAATATCGATGACCTTACCTCTTTGACGAATTTAAAGGTGCTGGTTGCCGAAAACACCCCTTTGATGAGCTTTGCTGGGTTAAATTCATTTTCGGGATTAGAGGAGCTTAACATGGAGAAAAGTGGTCTAAACAATGTGGAGAACATCCATCAGTTGACCAATTTAAAACGGTTAAATATCAGTGGTAATTATTTGATCAATTTTGAGTTTTTAGCCGATCTTAAGAATCTAGAAGAAATTAATCTTTCAAGGACGAATGTAGGCAGCCTGGAGCCGCTAAAAGACCTGGAGCATTTGGAAGTGGTTAAAATCAATGAAACCACGGTGAATAGTCTCGAGCCTTTGGATCAAAAGGATGGTTTGGCGACAGTTTATGCAGACAGAACTGAAATTGCAGAGGAACAGGCCAATGCCTTCGCGGTGAGCAACAGGAGGGTGTTATTGATCCATAATGTTGAAAATTTACAGACGTGGTGGACTACGCTTCCTGAAGGTTGGGAAGCTGTTCTCAGGAAGTATATTCCGGGGAATAGGAGTCGCATGCCTTCAGTGGAAGAGATCAGTAGGATAGTGGGCATGGATTCATTGGACCTTTCAGGCAGTGAAATCATCAATTTACGTCCCGTTATCAAGTTTAAGAAATTGATCTCATTGAAATTTGATGATACTAAGATCCATGAGCTAAGCCCAGTGAGAGAGCTTCAAACTTTGAAGCAGCTATCGGCTAATTTCACCCCAATAACCAATGTGGAAGATATCGGTAAGGTAAATGGGCTGGAGAGAATTTCATTGAAGGAAACCCTGATCAGTAGTATCGAGCCGTTGCAGAAATTATATCGACTCGAATTTCTTGACATTGATCATACAGACGTGCCCAAATGGGAGGTACAGACGGTATTACAAGTAGTTCCCGACGCCAATATAATTTTCAGATCAGATGAGCTGAAAGGTTGGTGGAATAGTTTGGATGGTGTTTGGCAATCTATTTTCGTGGAACAATTTAATATTTCTACGGAACCTAATTCAAGGGAATTGCACAAACTTACCTCCAATAGGGTTTTGAAGATTCAACGGAAAAGTATTCAGAACTTAAGGCCATTGGTAGATTTTATCAATTTGCAAACGCTTCAAATCTACGATGTGCCATTACATGATATTTCAGACTTAGCAAGTTTTGAACTGATCAAAAATCTGAGCATCACCCAAGCACCGATCACCACAGTAGAGCCTTTGGCTGGTTTAAAAACCTTGGAGCATCTCAACCTATCCAATACGGGGATAGAGGATCTCCGTCCGCTAGAGGGATTGACGGATTTAGAAACGTTGATTCTGTCGGGAACAAGCGTGAGACGGTTGAGAGGACTGGATACGCTGCATAAGCTTGAGGAACTTGATATTGCCAGTACCGATGTGCGCAGCATTAGGGATATAGAAGACCTAAGAGGATTAAAAAAACTCAGCTGCTTCAATACCCGCATCAATAGCAGGCAAATCGATCGATTCAAAGAATCAAATCCTGAATGTGAGGTAAGGTATTATTAG
- a CDS encoding BrxA/BrxB family bacilliredoxin: MYPEELVAPMRAELTEVGFKEFKTAEDVENHLKNDKGTTFIVINSVCGCAAGAARPGVKYALDKTDARPTTLSTVFAGNDTEAVNKVRELCLPYPPSSPAMALFKDGELVHFVERHHIEGRNAQIIGEHLVEVFEHFCK; the protein is encoded by the coding sequence ATGTACCCTGAAGAATTAGTAGCACCAATGCGTGCTGAATTAACAGAAGTAGGTTTTAAGGAATTTAAAACCGCTGAAGATGTAGAGAATCACTTAAAGAATGACAAAGGAACCACCTTTATCGTCATTAATTCTGTTTGTGGCTGTGCGGCAGGTGCTGCAAGGCCTGGTGTAAAGTATGCGCTTGACAAAACCGATGCAAGACCTACCACATTGTCTACGGTATTTGCCGGAAATGATACAGAAGCAGTAAACAAGGTTAGGGAACTTTGCCTTCCTTACCCACCTTCTTCTCCTGCCATGGCCCTCTTTAAAGACGGCGAGTTGGTGCATTTTGTTGAAAGACACCATATAGAAGGGAGAAATGCCCAAATTATTGGAGAACATTTGGTAGAAGTTTTTGAACACTTCTGCAAGTAA
- a CDS encoding 16S rRNA (uracil(1498)-N(3))-methyltransferase, translating into MQLFYQKDIPESGNITLHPEESKHLVKVLRKNVGDEVFMTDGKGHLFSCQITKGDLKRAELSIIEKKATPLPDHHIHLAIAPTKNTDRMEWMLEKITEIGFSKLTFIKTSNSERSFLKPDRLEKKMVSACKQSLKTHFPIIDPLTSFEELLDKHAQDDLQKFIAYVDENHRHHLFEVAKAKGAYLILIGPEGDFSPEEINLAKAKGFIPVSLGHSRLRTETAGLAAVHTLSLLNN; encoded by the coding sequence ATGCAATTATTTTATCAAAAAGACATCCCTGAGTCCGGTAACATCACCCTTCATCCCGAGGAGTCAAAGCATTTGGTCAAAGTCCTGAGGAAAAACGTGGGTGACGAGGTGTTTATGACAGATGGTAAGGGCCATTTATTTTCCTGTCAAATTACAAAAGGTGACCTTAAAAGAGCTGAGCTTAGCATCATCGAAAAAAAGGCAACTCCCCTGCCCGACCATCACATCCATTTGGCCATTGCCCCCACCAAAAACACGGACAGAATGGAATGGATGCTGGAAAAAATCACTGAGATTGGTTTCAGTAAATTGACATTTATAAAGACCTCCAATTCGGAACGAAGCTTTTTAAAACCTGACAGGCTTGAAAAAAAGATGGTTTCGGCATGTAAGCAAAGCTTAAAAACCCATTTCCCCATCATTGATCCGCTTACCTCGTTCGAGGAACTCCTGGATAAACATGCCCAAGATGACCTGCAAAAATTCATTGCCTATGTTGATGAAAACCACCGCCACCATTTATTTGAAGTAGCAAAGGCTAAAGGTGCTTACCTGATCCTAATCGGCCCCGAAGGAGATTTTTCGCCCGAAGAAATTAACTTGGCTAAAGCAAAAGGGTTTATTCCCGTCAGCTTAGGACATAGCCGATTGCGGACAGAAACTGCCGGTCTTGCGGCTGTGCATACGTTAAGTTTATTGAACAATTAA
- the kdsB gene encoding 3-deoxy-manno-octulosonate cytidylyltransferase: protein MKIVAMIPARYGATRFPGKLTSDLCGKPVIVRTYLSTMATGLFDKVIVVTDHKQIATQIEQEGGEVFFSQKAHESGSDRIAEAVADVEADVVVNVQGDEPFQDKESLSGLVNAFTDKSVRVASLMRKIEDDVDVINPNSVKVVVDKNSFALYFSRCPIPFVRDKFQPDYFRHIGVYAYTKELLMTYTNWEKTMLEKAEMLEQLRLLENGIRIKMVETTHEAVAIDTKADLDRAIAFYQRNYQ, encoded by the coding sequence ATGAAAATAGTTGCAATGATTCCCGCACGTTATGGTGCCACACGTTTCCCTGGAAAGCTTACGTCAGATTTATGTGGCAAGCCCGTTATTGTAAGAACCTATTTGAGTACTATGGCCACCGGATTATTTGACAAGGTGATTGTGGTGACTGATCATAAACAGATCGCAACCCAAATAGAACAAGAAGGCGGGGAAGTTTTTTTTAGCCAAAAAGCACATGAAAGTGGCTCGGATCGTATTGCTGAAGCGGTAGCTGATGTGGAAGCTGATGTGGTGGTAAATGTGCAGGGGGATGAACCCTTTCAGGATAAGGAATCATTGTCCGGCTTGGTGAATGCTTTTACAGATAAATCGGTACGAGTGGCATCCCTTATGCGTAAAATTGAAGATGATGTAGACGTCATCAATCCTAATTCAGTTAAAGTGGTAGTAGATAAAAATAGTTTTGCACTTTACTTTAGTCGATGTCCTATTCCTTTTGTCCGAGACAAGTTTCAGCCGGATTACTTTAGACACATCGGCGTTTATGCCTATACCAAGGAACTGCTCATGACGTATACCAACTGGGAAAAAACCATGCTGGAAAAAGCTGAAATGCTGGAGCAATTACGGTTGTTGGAGAATGGTATTCGGATTAAGATGGTGGAAACGACCCATGAGGCAGTGGCCATTGATACCAAGGCTGATTTGGATCGGGCAATTGCGTTTTATCAGCGAAATTACCAATGA
- a CDS encoding Crp/Fnr family transcriptional regulator, with product MTFDRNHNIIQEGKTEKSSYLIISGCVKAHLNHDGKEVTFWFGFEGDLLFSYNSKFLNSPGYESITTLEKCKLWEIKNEWLEKCCHENIEIANWWRRMIEKELLKTERRLIDRQIKPAAQRYLDLINDYPQILQRISLGNIASYLGISQVSLSRIRRGQ from the coding sequence ATGACGTTCGACAGAAACCATAACATCATCCAAGAAGGGAAAACAGAAAAATCAAGCTACCTCATTATCAGCGGTTGCGTAAAGGCCCACCTTAACCATGATGGTAAGGAGGTTACTTTTTGGTTTGGGTTTGAGGGAGATTTACTGTTTTCCTACAACAGCAAATTCCTGAACAGTCCTGGATATGAAAGCATAACTACTTTGGAAAAGTGTAAACTGTGGGAAATCAAAAACGAGTGGTTAGAAAAGTGCTGTCATGAAAATATTGAAATTGCCAATTGGTGGAGAAGAATGATTGAAAAGGAGCTGCTTAAAACCGAAAGGCGATTGATCGACCGACAAATTAAACCTGCGGCACAGCGTTATCTGGACCTTATAAATGATTACCCGCAAATCCTCCAGCGAATTTCCTTAGGCAATATTGCCTCCTATCTAGGAATTAGTCAAGTATCGCTCAGCAGGATCCGAAGAGGCCAATAG
- a CDS encoding SUF system Fe-S cluster assembly protein, with the protein MSEENQTAQPANIPDLRDKVIQAIKLVYDPEIPVDVYELGLIYEISVFPVNNVYVLMTLTSPNCPSAESIPAEVKDRIQQIQGINDVEVELTFDPPYSQDMMSEAAKLELGFM; encoded by the coding sequence ATGTCAGAAGAAAACCAAACTGCACAACCGGCCAATATCCCTGATTTAAGGGACAAGGTAATACAAGCCATCAAACTGGTGTATGACCCCGAAATTCCCGTAGACGTTTATGAATTGGGACTGATTTATGAAATCAGTGTCTTTCCTGTAAACAATGTCTATGTTTTGATGACCTTGACATCCCCAAATTGTCCCTCTGCAGAATCTATCCCGGCAGAGGTTAAGGACCGCATCCAACAAATTCAAGGCATTAACGATGTAGAGGTCGAACTTACCTTTGATCCGCCTTACTCGCAGGACATGATGTCCGAAGCAGCCAAGTTGGAATTGGGATTTATGTAA
- a CDS encoding citrate synthase: MSEIAKLSFNGTEYELPVTEGTENEKAIEIAKLRGQSGLITLDPGFKNTGSTKSAITFLDGEKGILRYRGYNIEDLAEKSNFLEVSYLLIYGELPTQEQYDQFANEITYHTLVHEDIKKILDGFPSVAHPMGVLSSLICSLTAFYPTSLDPNRTDEEIKLSIVRLMAKLPTFAAWAYKNKMGHPANYPDNSLDYCSNFMKMMFALPAEKYEVDPIIAKALDKLLILHADHEQNCSTSTVRIVGSSQASIYASISAGINALWGPLHGGANQSVIEMLEAIKEDGGDTKKYLDKAKDKNDPFRLMGFGHRVYKNFDPRAKIIKKAADDVLGKLGVNDPVLEIAKELEEAALNDQYFVDRKLYPNVDFYSGIIYRALGIPTDMFTVMFALGRLPGWIAQWKEMRENNEPIGRPRQVYTGPNERSYVSMGDR; this comes from the coding sequence ATGTCTGAAATAGCTAAGTTATCCTTCAACGGTACCGAATATGAATTACCAGTAACAGAAGGAACTGAAAATGAGAAGGCAATAGAAATTGCCAAATTAAGAGGCCAATCTGGATTAATAACACTAGACCCAGGATTCAAAAACACCGGATCTACCAAAAGTGCCATCACTTTCTTGGACGGTGAAAAAGGTATCCTCAGATACCGCGGGTACAACATCGAAGATCTGGCTGAAAAGTCTAACTTTTTGGAGGTTTCTTATCTATTGATTTATGGTGAGCTTCCTACTCAAGAGCAATATGATCAGTTTGCAAATGAAATCACCTATCATACTTTAGTGCATGAAGACATCAAGAAGATCCTCGATGGCTTTCCATCCGTAGCCCACCCAATGGGAGTACTGTCTTCTTTGATCTGTTCTTTGACTGCCTTCTACCCTACTTCTCTGGATCCAAACAGGACCGATGAAGAAATCAAATTGAGCATCGTAAGATTAATGGCCAAGTTGCCGACTTTTGCCGCTTGGGCCTATAAAAATAAAATGGGGCACCCAGCCAATTACCCTGACAATAGCTTGGACTACTGCTCTAACTTCATGAAAATGATGTTTGCCCTTCCAGCAGAGAAGTATGAAGTAGATCCAATCATTGCAAAGGCCTTGGATAAGCTGTTGATCCTCCATGCTGATCACGAGCAAAACTGCTCCACTTCTACGGTAAGAATAGTAGGATCCAGTCAAGCCAGCATTTATGCTTCCATATCAGCTGGGATCAATGCCCTTTGGGGACCACTTCATGGTGGCGCTAACCAATCCGTAATCGAGATGCTGGAAGCGATCAAGGAAGATGGTGGAGACACCAAAAAGTACCTTGACAAAGCCAAAGACAAAAATGATCCATTTAGACTTATGGGCTTTGGCCACAGGGTTTATAAAAACTTCGACCCAAGAGCTAAGATCATTAAAAAAGCAGCCGATGATGTATTGGGTAAATTGGGCGTAAACGATCCTGTTTTGGAAATTGCCAAAGAACTGGAAGAAGCAGCGCTTAACGACCAATACTTTGTGGACAGAAAATTATATCCTAATGTGGATTTCTATTCTGGCATCATCTATAGAGCCCTTGGCATCCCGACAGACATGTTTACCGTAATGTTTGCGCTGGGCCGTCTTCCAGGCTGGATCGCACAGTGGAAAGAAATGAGGGAAAACAATGAACCAATTGGTAGACCAAGACAAGTGTATACCGGACCTAATGAGCGTTCATACGTTTCTATGGGAGATAGATAA
- a CDS encoding ferritin, producing MKTKEKEIVTLQRSLLHDTEKMLNKQIEMEGKSSASYLSMASWCDMMGYNNAAKLLYEHAEEERQHMLKLFHYINEAGGLAVQPEITGIKHHFNSLKEIFQLTLEHEIQVTKSINIIVDHCFGVKDFATFSFMQWYVTEQREEETLARRALELFDIIGEEGIGLWTIDQELGKLHDNTSDA from the coding sequence ATGAAAACGAAAGAAAAGGAAATAGTAACGCTGCAACGTTCATTATTACACGATACAGAAAAGATGTTGAACAAACAGATTGAAATGGAAGGTAAGTCATCGGCTTCCTACCTAAGCATGGCATCTTGGTGTGACATGATGGGCTACAACAATGCAGCCAAATTACTTTATGAACACGCGGAGGAAGAAAGACAACATATGTTGAAGCTATTCCACTATATCAATGAAGCAGGTGGTTTGGCCGTACAGCCAGAAATTACTGGAATCAAGCATCATTTCAACTCCCTAAAAGAGATATTCCAACTCACATTGGAGCATGAAATTCAGGTGACCAAGTCCATTAACATCATCGTTGACCATTGTTTTGGTGTGAAGGATTTTGCCACCTTCAGCTTTATGCAGTGGTATGTTACTGAACAACGTGAAGAAGAAACCTTGGCCCGTCGTGCGTTGGAACTGTTTGACATCATTGGTGAAGAGGGTATTGGACTTTGGACCATTGATCAAGAGCTCGGTAAACTGCACGACAATACAAGTGATGCTTAA
- a CDS encoding DUF1801 domain-containing protein has translation MKIEAKTPQEYLTKVPENRRDALIKLRETILNNLPLGYEETMNYGMIGYVVPHAIYPKGYHCNPKLPLPFISIANQKNFIALYHCGMYADDKIMQWFVDEFPKFSRFKLDMGKSCIRFKKPDAIPFELIGKLVKRISVENFIELYERNTKKH, from the coding sequence ATGAAAATAGAGGCTAAAACCCCACAAGAATACCTTACCAAGGTTCCTGAGAACCGCAGAGATGCTCTAATAAAACTACGAGAAACGATTCTTAACAACCTTCCTCTCGGTTATGAAGAAACCATGAACTATGGGATGATCGGCTATGTAGTGCCACATGCTATTTATCCCAAAGGATATCACTGCAATCCTAAGCTCCCACTGCCCTTTATTTCCATCGCCAACCAGAAAAACTTTATCGCACTTTACCATTGTGGCATGTATGCAGACGACAAGATCATGCAATGGTTTGTTGATGAATTCCCCAAATTCAGTAGGTTCAAATTGGACATGGGGAAAAGTTGCATTAGGTTTAAAAAACCCGATGCTATTCCTTTTGAACTTATTGGTAAACTGGTAAAAAGGATTAGCGTAGAAAACTTTATCGAGTTGTATGAGCGCAATACCAAAAAACACTAA